The sequence GACATCGCCCGGCACGCTCGAGGCTCCTTCGGCAGGGCACAGTTGCTCGCCCGTGCCCTGCTCAGCGGAGACGTGCCGGGCGGCGACCTGTCGAATCTGTCGTCCCAGGGCTTTGAGGAATCCTTCGCGCGGTACCTCCAAGACTTCGGCCCACACAAGGAGCTTGCGGCTGGTCTCCTGCTGACGCTGGCCTATGCCCAAGGTCCGGGCCTGCCGGGCGAGTTGTGGGGCCCGCTGGCCGAAGCGCTGACAGGCACCCGGTACACCGAAGCCGACGTGAGCTGGTTCCTGGCGCAGCACGGCGGCGCTTTCGTCATCGCGAGCGCGACGGCCGACGGCGCGGTGTACCGGTTGGTGCACGAGGTGCTGGAGGAGCAGCTGCGGGCTCCCGCTGCGGACAGCGCCCGACAACGCTCACTCACGCAGGCCCTCGTGCGGCAGGTGCCTGTAGCGGCCGACGGCGGCCGGGACTGGAGCGCCGCGCACCCTTACATCCGCGAGCACCTCGCCACCCATGCTGCGGCCGGGGGCGTCCTGGACATGCTGTTGCACGACGACGGGTTCCTACGGCAGGCCGAGTCAAGGGCCTTGGTGCGCGCGCTCCTCGAGACCGGTGCCTCCGGCGCCGCGCGTGCTCCGGCGGATTCGGAGCCCTCCGGTGACTCCCGGCAGGCCGAGTCGGCCGAGCGGATCGCCTCCCGGATCCTCTCCGACCGGGTCACCGTACTCGTCGTCGCCACCGAGTGGTCGTCCGCCCACGGTGGCCTGAGTACCTTCAACCGTCACTTATGCGTCGCACTTGCCAGGGCCGGAGCAGTCGTCTACTGCGTGGTGGTCAGAGCCGACGACTCCGAGGTCGCCGACGCGTTGGCCAAGGGCGTCACCCTGCTGTGCCACCCGGGAGCTCCCGGCGCGCCGGATTATGGCAAACTCACCCGCCGACCGCAGCTGCCGCCGGGCGTGGAACCGGATCTCATCATTGGCCATGCCCGCATCACCGGTCCCGCAGCAGCCCACTTGCAGGAGGATTTCTTCCCCCAGGCACGACGGCTGCACATCGTCCACATGGCGCCGGACGAAATCGAGTGGCACAAGCTCGATGACTCGACGACGCGGGCACACAGAGCGGAGGAACGCACAGAGATCGAACGGCGGCTGGGCGCCTCTGCGCATCGCCTGCTCGCCGTGGGCCCCCGTCTGTGGGACCGCTACCGCAACGAACTCTGCGACCTCGACGGGCCGGAGCCGCTGCGGATCGATCCGGGCTTCGACCTCCCTGAGCCGGGACTGCCTGCTCCGCGCAAGCCTCCGCCGGGCAACCTCTTCAAGGTGTTGATGACGGGCCGCATCGAGGACGCCGAGCTCAAGGGTGTCGACTTGGGCGCCCGCGCCTGCGGTCTCGTCCACGACCTGCGGACCAAGGCGTCCACTGAGCCGATCGAACTGGTGGTGCGGGGTGCTCCGCCAGGGATGGCCGACATCGAGCAGGAACGCATCCGTGACTGGTCGGGAGCACCGGGGCTGGAGGTGATCGTGCGCGCCTACTCGAGGGATCCGCGCCGCCTGGACGGGGACATGGCGAAGGCCAGCCTGGTCATCATGCCGTCACGCCGGGAAGGGTTCGGACTCGTAGGCCTCGAGGCCGTCATCCGGGGCGTGCCGCTGCTGGTGAGCGCGAACAGCGGCCTGGCCCTGTTGCTGCGGGAGGTCCTCGGCGGTGACGCCGACCGGTTGATCGTCCCGGTCACACGGAACGACGAACTCGACGCGGACACCTGGGCCGCCTGCATCGAGGAGTGTCTCGTCGGCCGCGAGGCTGCCTTCGCCAGGATGGCGGCCGTGCGCAGCGCCCTCGCGGACCGGGTCACCTGGGCCGCGGCAGCCGCCGTCGTGCTGGGTGAGGCGCCGCCCCGGCCGGAACCGACCATGGCGGAGCGGCGCCCGTGACCTCAGGCTCGGGCGAACGCGTCGCCGGTGACGTCCCGTTCCAGGGCGGCGGCCTGGAAGCCGTAGGTACCGATGTCCGACACCTTGATCAGGATGCAGAAACGGTCGACGGAAGCGAGGGAGCGCGCCACGTTACGGTGGTTCCGTTTGAGGAAATGGATCGCGGCCTGGTTTGCCAGCGAACTCTGGCCGCAGATCAGGAAGATCGGACGGGTGGCCGTCGGCGGCGTGAACTTGGCCACCAGGGCGTACTCCTGGCTGTCTGGCTCGAACAGATACCGCTGACCGCCGACGACGAAAGCCGCCGACTCGGGTCCTTCGCTGTACGGGAGGATGGCGATGCCGGGTAGGTGCGCGGTCAGGTGACCGCCGGTACGGGTGTTGGCTCCACCGAGCGGCCCGCCGATGCAGAATTCCGTCCGGCCGTCGTTGCTGCCCCGAAATTCATTGCTGGATTCCGTGACGACGTCGCTGCCGAGTTGGCTGGCCAGCGTCGCCACTTCGATGAGGGCGCGGACGTCCTTGCCTGCCGTGACGTTCGGCAGGTTGTGTTTGCTGCCGATGACGATCAAACAGGGTTCTCCCGGTACCACCCCGAAGAAGTCCGCCTTGCGCCGTAGCGCACGGGACCGCTGCCCGCGCTCCCAGAGCCACACACACGCACCACCGATGAGACTGGTCGCCAGACCGACCAGTACATTGACGATGATCGAAACGATTGCTGCCCCCTCATACCGACGCTCCCGGGAGAGGTTCGGCCCCCGGCCCACAGATCCTCCACCACGCTCTCAGCCGTGACAACCGAAGACGATCCGCCCCGTGCTCTCCGGCGTCTACTTGATGCGTTGGGCGAGTGCTTTGATGAGGTCGGTCTTTGCGACCCGCAGTGCGAAGTGCTCAGCGGCAGAGGGAACGGGTCGGGCGTACCAGGGCAGTGTTCGGCGTCGCCACTTGGCGGGGGCCAGGTTCGTGGGGAGCGCGGGCAGTGGGACGGCCCACTTGCCGAGGCGGAGTTCGCCCGTCCAGATTCCGGCAGGGAGGGAGTCGACCGGTACGGCGGCACGGAAGTCCCGGGTGCCGGCGATCTGCTGGACCGGGAACTCGGCCGCTTCGCCGTTGCCGTTGCTCAATGCCAGGACCAGGGCGTTGGTGGGGTACTCGGCCAGATCGCATCGTCCGGTGAACTGCAGCTGCGTGGGCACACCTGAGGCCCAGCAGATGTCGTCGATGTGCAGCAGTGGCTGTACCTGGTGCTTTGCCTCACCGAGGTCGAGCGTGAAGTTGCCGTGCGGTTTGGTGGTGTAGAGGGTGACGGCGCGCAGGCCCCCGTTCCCGGCGACGACGCGCGTGCTGGTGGTGCCGGAGACGTCGGCGGCCCGCTTGCTGCCGATCCGGACCTCCTTCGACAGGCCCTGAGCGCCAACGGCGAGGAATATGTCCCACAGTCCGTCGGCGAGTGGCTTGCCGTCGCCTGCGAAGGTGACGTCGACGGCTGCCTCGAATCCGGCGAGGCCGTAGGTGTAGCGGCCCTGGTCCTGGTCCGCTCCCAGCCCGGGTGTGGCGGTGTGGGTGAGCGACAGACGGTACTCGGTGCCCCTGTCGCGCTCGCGCAGCACGAGTTCGGTGGTGACGTCCTGTGTCGCCACGCGGTGGAGGTAGCCGTGGCCTGCCAGACGCAGTGTGGTGCCGTGCAGCTCTGCCCGAGTGAGGTGGTGGCGGACGCCGAGCTGGGCGGTGACGTCGTAGCAGAAGTCGGGGATGGCGCGGGCGGGGTCGCGCAGGAAGGGGTAGCGGGCGAGTGCCCGGCCACCGTCGACGAGGACAGGAGTGGCGACCTTGGTGCGGGCGAGCTGCTTTTCGAAGGCGAGTAGCTCCAGGAGTTCGTCGAGCATGCGGTGACGTACGAGGTGCAGGCGCAGTCTGGCCATGGCCGAGAGCCGCTCGTTCATCCCCTCGTGCCACAACGGCTCGATGATCCCGGCCAGTTGGTCCAGCATCTTCTCCTGGATCTCGCGGGGCTCGAAGACGAGCTGGTCGGCGAGCATCTGCTGAACTTCGACAGTCAGGTGCCGGTGCGCCAGGTGGTCGCGGCCGGGCCCGGGTGCC is a genomic window of Streptomyces griseochromogenes containing:
- a CDS encoding caspase family protein, yielding MTDAAAGDPEGMSGRRYAIVVGVSDYAEPFSDLPEAVTDAEHVADLLASMGYERVLPNASVNPTSATLRQEVSEWSRRARLGADDVVVAYFGGHGHLHQDRHYLIGADDGEDFPYTALPGTDFVGMVANSLAGNVLVVIDACYAGATARDAGRTLFELGGTRSAAGGGTWVLASADSTEHAQVGAFSRALEAAVTGAGAGKRERYLSMEQVADGINGYFDAHGIRQHAVAAGLATGGVNPFFPNPAYVPGLPRDSLDIGSVVRLRREQQDHFMSRSRGVAHASEPGDFFTGRVRALSAVADWLGAPRGEAGFLVVTGRAGSGKSALLGRVLALMDLDSTARLSVPPGALPPTGLSVIAMNCLNSAVEDVTRQLAAALDVRHRALPDVLAVLATRADPVVILLDGLDEASESGRIITDVVRPLSELSAVRLIVGTRRSLLAFLGADAGVVDLDAPEFVDDTDLRVYARRLLEAPGNGPDHGRSAYYRAHPARAAADAADIARHARGSFGRAQLLARALLSGDVPGGDLSNLSSQGFEESFARYLQDFGPHKELAAGLLLTLAYAQGPGLPGELWGPLAEALTGTRYTEADVSWFLAQHGGAFVIASATADGAVYRLVHEVLEEQLRAPAADSARQRSLTQALVRQVPVAADGGRDWSAAHPYIREHLATHAAAGGVLDMLLHDDGFLRQAESRALVRALLETGASGAARAPADSEPSGDSRQAESAERIASRILSDRVTVLVVATEWSSAHGGLSTFNRHLCVALARAGAVVYCVVVRADDSEVADALAKGVTLLCHPGAPGAPDYGKLTRRPQLPPGVEPDLIIGHARITGPAAAHLQEDFFPQARRLHIVHMAPDEIEWHKLDDSTTRAHRAEERTEIERRLGASAHRLLAVGPRLWDRYRNELCDLDGPEPLRIDPGFDLPEPGLPAPRKPPPGNLFKVLMTGRIEDAELKGVDLGARACGLVHDLRTKASTEPIELVVRGAPPGMADIEQERIRDWSGAPGLEVIVRAYSRDPRRLDGDMAKASLVIMPSRREGFGLVGLEAVIRGVPLLVSANSGLALLLREVLGGDADRLIVPVTRNDELDADTWAACIEECLVGREAAFARMAAVRSALADRVTWAAAAAVVLGEAPPRPEPTMAERRP
- a CDS encoding glycosyltransferase family 2 protein, translating into MPGASISVIIAAYNAMPYLTRCITSVAEQSVGRDRLEVIVVNDGSTDGTAAELDRLEGVYPGLLRVLHQENSGGPSVPRNTGLEHATGTFVFFLDADDYLAPEALERMVRMAEDNGTDIVLGKMVGVGGRGAPTSMFKRNQPRTDVFSSRVYWTLNPMKLFRRELLERHELRFPTDLAIGEDQLFVGAAYLHASGVSVVADYDCLFWVLREDEGNITRRLKGSERRLRFLPRMVDLILENVAPGPGRDHLAHRHLTVEVQQMLADQLVFEPREIQEKMLDQLAGIIEPLWHEGMNERLSAMARLRLHLVRHRMLDELLELLAFEKQLARTKVATPVLVDGGRALARYPFLRDPARAIPDFCYDVTAQLGVRHHLTRAELHGTTLRLAGHGYLHRVATQDVTTELVLRERDRGTEYRLSLTHTATPGLGADQDQGRYTYGLAGFEAAVDVTFAGDGKPLADGLWDIFLAVGAQGLSKEVRIGSKRAADVSGTTSTRVVAGNGGLRAVTLYTTKPHGNFTLDLGEAKHQVQPLLHIDDICWASGVPTQLQFTGRCDLAEYPTNALVLALSNGNGEAAEFPVQQIAGTRDFRAAVPVDSLPAGIWTGELRLGKWAVPLPALPTNLAPAKWRRRTLPWYARPVPSAAEHFALRVAKTDLIKALAQRIK